The Oceanicaulis sp. nucleotide sequence CCGGCCTGCGAGGATCCCCGTCGCGCCGCTTTCGACATAGCCTTCGACGCCCGTGATCTGACCGGCGAAGCGCAGCGAGGGCCGCGATTTCAGGCGCATTACCGGATCGAGCAGTTTCGGGGAATTGAGGAAGGTGTTGCGGTGAATGCCGCCCAGCCGCGCAAAGCGCGCGTTCTCCAGCCCCGGGATCATCTTGAAGACGTCGGCCTGCGCGCCGTATTTCATCTTGGTCTGAAACCCGACCATGTTGAACAGCGTCCCCAGCGCGTTGTCCTGCCTGAGCTGGACGACGGCGTAGGGCTTTTCCTCAGGCTTGTGCGCGTTGGTCAGGCCGCGGGGCTTCATCGGGCCGTGGCGCAGCGTCTCGCGGCCGCGTTCGGCCATCACCTCGACCGGCAGGCAGCCGTCGAAATACGGCGTGTCCTTCTCCCAGTCCTTGAACTCGGTCTTCTCCGCGGCGAGCAGCGCGTCGATGAAGGCCTCGTACCGGTCCTTGTCCATCGGGCAGTTGATGTAGGCGGCCTTGTCGTCCTCGCTGTCGCCCTTGTCGTAACGCGACTGCTTCCAGGCCACGTCCATGTCGATGCTGTCGGCGTAGAGGATCGGCGCGATCGCGTCGAAGAAGGCGAGCTCGCCTTCCCCCGTCAGACCGTGGATCGCCTCGGCCAGCCCGGGCGAGGTGAGGGGGCCGGTCGCGATGATCACGCTGTCCCAGTCCTCAGGCGGAAGGCCGGAGATCTCTTCGCGGCGGATCTCGATATTGGGGTGGGATTCCAGCGCTGCGGTCACGGCCTCTGAAAAAACGTGCCGGTCCACCGCCAGCGCGCCGCCGGCGGGCACGCGCGCGATCTCGGCTTTTTCCATCAGCAGCGAGCCGGCGCGCCGCATCTCCTCGTGCAGCAGGCCCACCGCGTTGGTCTCCGCGTCGTCGGACCGGAAGGAGTTCGAGCACACGAGCTCGGCCAGCCCGTCTGTCTGATGGGCTTCGGTCCTACGCACAGGGCGCATCTCGTGAAGGACGACCTTCACGCCGAGATTGGCCGCCTGCCAGGCGGCTTCGGAGCCGGCCATGCCGCCGCCGACGATATGAAGAGGGGTCTGGGTCATGGCGCGCAGATATACGCCTTCGCACGAGCAGCCTCAAACCTTCAGCGCGGCGCGGCGCAGGGCGTTGACACCTCAGGCGGTCGCGGCGATCCTTCCTCGCGTCACAAGGGAGGGGGTGATATGGTTCGGCTTGTCAGCATGTTGGCGGTTTTCGCCCTCGCCTCGGCGCTCGGTCAGGCTTACGCCCAGGACCTGCCCGCCGAGGTCACCGATCCCTATATCGCTTACACCGAAGCGCTCGAAGCCGGCGATCTGGACGCTGCGCGCGAGGCCGCCCGGCAGGCCTGGCGCGCCGGGGAGCGTCTGAAAATCGATCTTCAAACCGTCGGCGTGCTCGCCGACAATTTCGCCCAGCTCGCCCTTCAGGCTGGCGAACACGGCGCGGCGCGATCTGCTTTCGAGCGCTCAGCCGAGGTCCAGACCGCCCAGGGCGGCGATCGGGTGCTTCTGGCGGAAACCTGGCTTCTGGCGGCGAGGGCCGCCCGCAGCGGCGGAGATCCGCGCGACGCCGCCGATCTCGCCGAGCGGGGCGCCGAGATCGCCGAGGCCGCCGAGGGGCTGGCGGCCAGAGGGGTCGCGTTTGAAGCCCGCCAGTTCCAGGCGCTCGCCCTGCTCGATCTCGGACGCAGCCGCGCGGCGATCCGCGCCGCCGAGCAGGCGGTCGACCACCTGCCCGATGACGGACCCTATCCGGGATCGGCCTGGCCGGCTGCGTTCATTTCAGGTTTCGGCGCGTCGCTCGACAGGGACACGCTCGAAGCCGCGTACTGGATGTCGGTGACCCATCGGCTCCTTCTTGAGCACCAACCCGAGCATCCGGACGTTCTGAGGACCCGCTACTGGACCCGCTGGGCGCGGCAGAACCTGGAAGAGGGCGAGGGGGCTGCGCTCCTGGCGCGGCTGGCGGAGCGCGGCCTGCTGCCGCCCGAAGGGACGGATAGCGCAAGGCTCACCGCGTCCGAGGCTGCGGCTGAGGACGCATTGAACAGGGACGCGCGGCCGCTCCGGAGGACGCCGCCAGAGTATCCCGGCGACGCGGCGAGAGCCGGTCTCGAAGGTTTTGCGCTGCTGACCTTCGACGTGGCGCCGGACGGAACCACGCAGAATGTGCGCGTCATCGCGTCGGTGCCTCACCCGGTTTTCGGAGAGCGCTCGGCGCGCTCCGTCCGCAGATGGCGCTACGAGCCCAGGCTCGTGGACGGTGAGCCGGCGCTGCGTGAGGGCGTGATCACCGAGTTCAATTTCAGCCTCGAGGGCTAGGGTCGGTTCCGATGCTCGCGCTGCTTGCGATGACAGCCCTTGGCGCCGCCGCGCCGGCGGACGAAGACTCGATCGAGACTGCGCTGTCGGCGATGGCCGACGCCTGGACCAGCGGCCGGCTCGCGCAGGCCGGCGACCAGGCGCAGCGAGCGCTTGACCTCATTGGGCAGAGCGATTGCCCGGTCAGGCCGGACGCCGCCGTCGCCGGCATCATCGCCGGCGTGGCGGCTGCAGGAACGTCGCGAAGCCATGAAATGCATTTCTGGACGGCGTCTCGCGTGGCGGAATTGTCCGGCGTCGAGCTGCCGCAAGAATATCTCGACCTGATCGAACTCACCAAAGCCGAGCCGGGCCGCGACCCCGCCCTGGACCGGGCCTTCGTGCGTTCGCCCTATTTCGCGGCGCGGGAAGGTGCGGGAGACTGCAGTCGGCCCTATGTCGGGGTCGATCTGCTGGACCAGGCTCCGCCGGACGCGTTTCCGGTGATCGCTTTTCTTGAGCGGCGCGATCGATTGGGCCGCGCTCCGCGCCTCAGCTGGAGGCATCTGAGCAACGCCGTCGTCGTGTATGTCTACCCGCCGGCCGCGGCCGATCTCGTCGACGCCGCGCTGTCTTCGCTCGCCGCCGATGAGCGCGTCGCACTCGGCCCTGTCGCGGTGTTCGATCCGTGTGCCGAAACCGATACGCCGGACGCCTTCGGTCCTGTCTGCCTGCCGGGCTCCGGCCGGCCCGCCGCCGACGCGCCCGATTGACATGAAACACGCCGGTCCGCGATCCACGCTCTCGCCTGTCGCGCCTGGCGCTGAAACACCGGTGCGCGTCCAGTGCAATGGCTGGTCGCATTCCGGCGCCGCTCGCCTCCGGATCGGAGGCCCGTCCGCTCGTCGTCTCTGGAGCTGATCGACATGAAATCTGTTCTCGCCGCGCTCGTGCTGGGTTTCGGAGCGGCCGGGGCCGCGGCCGGCCAGGACGTTCCGCCTGATGTGATGCAGGCCTACCGGGCCCACCAGGCCGCGCTCGAAGCGGGCGACCTCGCGACCGCGCTGCGCGAGGCCGAGAACGCCCTCGCAGCGGCCGAGGCGGCCGGGGTCGATCCGGGCACGCGGGCGGTGCTCGCGCACAACGCCGCGAACATGCGGTCACAGCAAGGCGATCATGACCGCGCGGCTGCGCATTTCCAGCGCGCCGCAGCGTTGACCACCGAAGCCGGCGGCGATGCGGTCGCCATCGACCGGTACAACAGGATCGCAGCGGAATCGCTATTGTTCGCCGGGGAGGCCGACCGTGCCGAAGCCCTGGCCGACGAAGTGGCGGACCGGCTCGAAGCGCTTCCCGAGAGCCCGGAGCGCAATAACGAGCTCGGACGGGCGCGGGGTCTCCAGGCGCACGCGATGTGGCGAGACGGCCGGTCTCTGGTCGCCGGGGTGCGCGGCCGCGAGGCGATGCGCGCGCTGCAGCGCAACGGCGTGCCCGATGGGCTCGATCCGGCGTTTTACGCCTTCTACTCCGGCGTCGAGCGGGCGTTCCGCGGCGATTACCGCGGTGCGGCGGAGTGGTTCGGCGTCTCCGAAGCGCTGTTCCGCCGGGAAAACGCCGAAGTGGACCTCTACGGCGTCGCGCGCGCCTGGGGCCGCTATGCTCGTGGGCGTCTGGACGATGCGGATCGGCGCATCCTGCTTCAGACCCTGAGCGAGGGCGGCTGGCTCGACCTCGGCTGCGAGGCGGAGTGCCCGGCCGATGACGAGCCCGGCTTCATGGACGGTCCGGGTGAGCGCGTCGATGCGGCGCCGGTCCGCCGGGCGTCGCCCCGCTACCCCGGCCGGCTCGAGGCCGCCGCGATCGACGGGGTCGTGCTGGTCCGCTTCGCCATCGGCCAGGACGGCCGGGTGCAGGACCCCGAAATCGTGTTTTCCGCCCCGCATCCTGACTTCGGCGACGCCAGCCTGCGGGCCATGCGCGACTGGCGGTACACCCCGGCCACCATCGACGGCGAGCCGGTCGTGCGTGAGGCCGTCTACACCCAGTTCGAATTCATGATGAGCGACTGATCATGCTGGCCGCCGCCTTCGTCTCGCTTGCGCTTCAGACCGCGCCGGAGCCTGAGGCCGCTTATGCAGCCTGGCGGTCGGGCGATCTGACCGAGGCGGGCCGGGCGGCGCTCGACGCCCTGACGGCGCTCGAGGCCGAGGCCTGTTCCATCGGGCCGGACGGGGCGCGTCTGGCCTATATGGTCGGCACGGCGGCGGCGTTCGGTCTGATCGAGGATGAGCCTTACAGTTACTGGTTCTGGGCGGCGCGGCGCATCGACGCTGCGGCGGGCGGGCTGAACCATGCCCGGCTGGAAGCCGCTGAGCGCATGAGCGGGGAGCCGGGCCGGGACCCGTCGCTCGACAGCCGCTTCGCCCGCTCGCGCTATCTCGCCAGAGGCCTGAAGGCGGATGCGTGCGCGACCTCTTCCGGCGCGCTTGCCGATCCCGCACCCGGCGACGGCCCGGCGGCCTATCTCGCCGTCCTCGTCGAGCCCGGCCGGGCGGGCGAGGTCAGGCGCGCCGAGACGTTGCTCGCCTACCCTGAACGCGAAGGCGAAGCGCTGGCCGGGGCGATAAGGGGGGCGTTCCTTCCACTCACCGGCCATGGCGAGCGCTTCATCACGTTCGACCCGTGCGCGGCGTTCTTCGACGAGGTCATGAACCGCGTCGAGATCTGCCGGGACTGACATCACGCCGCAGGCGCTTGGCGTGGCGGGGGTTTCGGCTTAAGTCCGCCGCCATGACGATCTTCGACCCCTCTCTCATCGCGCGCGCTTACGGGTTTCTGGCCGCCCGGCCCAGGGCGGTGCTCGCCGGCGCCGCGCTCTACGCCGCGCCCTTCACGGTGCAGTCCTGGGCCACGGCCATGGCCGCATCCGGGGCGGGCTGGGCGCCGCCTCTGGTGATCGGCTTCGGCCTGCTCGCGTTCGCCGCGTTCGTCTGCGCGATCGCCGGCTGGGGCGCCGCGCTTCTGGGGGGGGGCGATGCAGGTCCGCGCTTCGGCAAGGACGCGCTGAGGCTTGGCTGGGTCGCGGTGCTGATCCTGATCCTGATCTTCACCGTGCTGGGCACGGCGCTGCTGGCGGTGGTGTTCATGCTCGCCGCGCTGGCGCTGATCAATGTCGACGCCAGCGTCGAGCCGCCGCAGGGCTTCGTCGACATCTTCGCGCTCTACGGTCCGGGAGAGACCGCCGTGGCGGTGGTCATCTCGGCGGTCTACGCCCTGTTCAGCGTCTGGTTCTTCTCCCGGCTCGCCCTGGCCTATCCGGCCACCGTGGCGGCGGGCCGGATCCGGGTGCTAAACGCCTGGCCGCTTTCGGGCCGGGGCCGGGCGGTGGAGATCGTGCTCACCGTTCTGGCTGCGACGCTGCCCGGCGCGGCGGCGCTCTGGGCGCTGAACGCCGGATTTGCGGCGGCCGCCGGCTTCTATCCCGCCGCCGCTCAGAGCGCGGTGACGGAGCAGGGCGTTCTGATGATGAACGCGGCGTTTTTCATGATGTCGGCCTTCGTCTACGGGATGTTCAAGATGGCGCTGGTCGGCGCGCCGCTCGCTGCGGCGCTGGTCGCGCTCTACGTTAAATATTCGAAAGACGACGCGAATTCCGCTTCGGCTCCGCAGACGGGCGGGGATTGATCGGCTAGACTGCAGGTTCCGATAATTCCGGGGGGCGATTACGGGACCGCCA carries:
- the trmFO gene encoding methylenetetrahydrofolate--tRNA-(uracil(54)-C(5))-methyltransferase (FADH(2)-oxidizing) TrmFO, whose amino-acid sequence is MTQTPLHIVGGGMAGSEAAWQAANLGVKVVLHEMRPVRRTEAHQTDGLAELVCSNSFRSDDAETNAVGLLHEEMRRAGSLLMEKAEIARVPAGGALAVDRHVFSEAVTAALESHPNIEIRREEISGLPPEDWDSVIIATGPLTSPGLAEAIHGLTGEGELAFFDAIAPILYADSIDMDVAWKQSRYDKGDSEDDKAAYINCPMDKDRYEAFIDALLAAEKTEFKDWEKDTPYFDGCLPVEVMAERGRETLRHGPMKPRGLTNAHKPEEKPYAVVQLRQDNALGTLFNMVGFQTKMKYGAQADVFKMIPGLENARFARLGGIHRNTFLNSPKLLDPVMRLKSRPSLRFAGQITGVEGYVESGATGILAGRFAAAEKLGRALAPPPPTTALGALLTHITTGHVPGRKGAFQPMNVNFGLFPEIEAPRKGPDGERLRGSAKAQAKKRLMTARALADHDAWLAGQIAEAAE
- a CDS encoding TonB family protein; the encoded protein is MVRLVSMLAVFALASALGQAYAQDLPAEVTDPYIAYTEALEAGDLDAAREAARQAWRAGERLKIDLQTVGVLADNFAQLALQAGEHGAARSAFERSAEVQTAQGGDRVLLAETWLLAARAARSGGDPRDAADLAERGAEIAEAAEGLAARGVAFEARQFQALALLDLGRSRAAIRAAEQAVDHLPDDGPYPGSAWPAAFISGFGASLDRDTLEAAYWMSVTHRLLLEHQPEHPDVLRTRYWTRWARQNLEEGEGAALLARLAERGLLPPEGTDSARLTASEAAAEDALNRDARPLRRTPPEYPGDAARAGLEGFALLTFDVAPDGTTQNVRVIASVPHPVFGERSARSVRRWRYEPRLVDGEPALREGVITEFNFSLEG
- a CDS encoding energy transducer TonB, yielding MKSVLAALVLGFGAAGAAAGQDVPPDVMQAYRAHQAALEAGDLATALREAENALAAAEAAGVDPGTRAVLAHNAANMRSQQGDHDRAAAHFQRAAALTTEAGGDAVAIDRYNRIAAESLLFAGEADRAEALADEVADRLEALPESPERNNELGRARGLQAHAMWRDGRSLVAGVRGREAMRALQRNGVPDGLDPAFYAFYSGVERAFRGDYRGAAEWFGVSEALFRRENAEVDLYGVARAWGRYARGRLDDADRRILLQTLSEGGWLDLGCEAECPADDEPGFMDGPGERVDAAPVRRASPRYPGRLEAAAIDGVVLVRFAIGQDGRVQDPEIVFSAPHPDFGDASLRAMRDWRYTPATIDGEPVVREAVYTQFEFMMSD